Proteins co-encoded in one Gouania willdenowi chromosome 1, fGouWil2.1, whole genome shotgun sequence genomic window:
- the tmem186 gene encoding transmembrane protein 186, translated as MIRSVLLLRAASRTSTRSLCLLSGRKPAVVQPQSAACLSVNQQCFHHPLVPKTKPLVRYHDVTAQKFTMIYTFPHIKLLRAVSRLKLLQTAITIIILPPVFVLYFQGSVPLFFVTYSTGIAMFAGVMLYTISHFVRRVVGMMYLDPSQTTLKVSHLTFWGKRHDIFLPVSDVMTLSDTGDALSEVIIKLKRYSSSETLYFSTHYGRVVDMEGFQKVFGSLK; from the exons ATG ATCAGGTCAGTGCTGCTGCTCAGAGCGGCTTCTCGGACGAGCACCAGAAGCTTGTGTTTGTTATCAGGCAGGAAACCAGCTGTCGTACAGCCTCAGTCAGCTGCATGTCTCTCTGTGAACCAGCAGTGCTTCCACCATCCTCTGGTTCCTAAAACCAAACCCCTAGTCCGATACCATGACGTGACTGCACAGAAGTTCACTATGATTTACACGTTTCCACACATCAAGCTGCTCAGAGCCGTTTCCAGGCTCAAACTCCTCCAAACTGCCATCACCATTATCATTTTGCCCCCCGTGTTCGTCCTGTACTTCCAGGGGTCCGTCCCTCTCTTCTTTGTCACCTACTCGACGGGGATCGCCATGTTTGCTGGTGTCATGTTGTACACGATCAGCCATTTCGTCAGGAGGGTTGTGGGAATGATGTACCTGGACCCATCCCAGACTACTCTCAAAGTGTCACACCTCACTTTCTGGGGGAAGCGCCATGATATCTTCCTTCCTGTTTCAGATGTTATGACACTGAGTGACACAGGCGACGCCCTCAGTGAAGTCATAATAAAACTGAAGAGGTACAGCAGCTCAGAGACACTGTATTTCTCCACTCATTATGGACGTGTGGTGGACATGGAGGGGTTTCAAAAAGTATTTGGAAGTTTAAagtga
- the hmox2a gene encoding heme oxygenase 2a — protein MDNTVISEAKSNGVTKGGARIVVDGDVEALSPTDLSEVLFEGTKESHDRAENCQFVKDFLRGRIQRELFKRGTAALYFVYSAMEEEIEKNRDHPHIAPIYFPTELHRRDALARDLEYFYGENWDSEISLTAGTKPYVDRIHEVGETDPLLLVAHSYTRYMGDLSGGQILKKVAQRALKLPTTGEGLNFYQFEGIHNHSGFKQLYRSRMNELELDVEMRQRIVDESNRAFGFNMMVFTELEEIGSTIKEDIQDAGPGHSHAEIMERDDINKCPYYAAKMAASGNPTHACNLLMMLLRHPPCQVALATCIAVLAGCASWYFV, from the exons ATGGACAACACTGTGATATCTGAGGCCAAATCAAACGGTGTGACTAAAGGTGGAGCCAGGATTGTTGTCGATGGTGATGTTGAAGCACTCAG TCCAACCGATCTGTCCGAGGTGTTGTTCGAGGGAACCAAAGAGTCACATGACAGAGCAGAGAACTGCCAATTTGTTAAAGACTTCCTGCGAGGGCGCATTCAAAGAGAGCTGTTCAAG AGAGGTACCGCTGCCCTGTATTTTGTCTACTCAGCCATGGAGGAGGAGATAGAGAAGAACAGAGACCATCCCCACATCGCTCCCATCTATTTCCCCACAGAGCTGCACCGCCGTGACGCGCTGGCCCGAGACCTTGAGTATTTTTATGGAGAGAACTGGGATTCTGAG ATCAGCCTGACTGCCGGGACGAAGCCATACGTGGACCGGATCCACGAGGTGGGTGAGACGGACCCTCTGCTGCTGGTGGCCCACTCCTACACCCGCTACATGGGTGACCTCTCAGGTGGGCAGATCCTCAAAAAAGTGGCTCAGAGGGCTCTGAAGCTCCCCACCACAGGAGAGGGTCTCAACTTCTACCAGTTTGAGGGCATCCACAACCACAGCGGCTTCAAGCAGCTGTACCGTAGCAGGATGAACGAGCTGGAACTAGACGTAGAGATGAGACAGAGGATTGTTGATGAGTCGAACCGGGCGTTTGGATTCAACATGATG GTTTTTACTGAGCTGGAAGAAATTGGTTCAACCATTAAAGAAGATATCCAAGATGCAGGTCCTGGACACAGTCATGCAGAGATTATGGAGAGAGATGATATCAACAAGTGTCCGTACTATGCAGCAAAAATGG CTGCCAGTGGGAACCCCACCCATGCCTGTAATTTACTGATGATGCTCCTCAGACACCCACCATGTCAGGTGGCTCTGGCCACATGCATCGCCGTCCTCGCTGGTTGCGCTTCCTGGTACTTTGTGTGA